A window of Onychostoma macrolepis isolate SWU-2019 chromosome 01, ASM1243209v1, whole genome shotgun sequence contains these coding sequences:
- the LOC131543327 gene encoding uncharacterized protein LOC131543327 isoform X1 has product MWKKITFGISVSITHDPLPPDPGRAPPRVFSLRSHHCPDPVKRVTCPNIDTPDLPNPKALLRANLYLYPSICLSVYLSIYLSIYLSIYLSIYLSIYLCIHLSIHISIYRSLSVYSTSVCLCLSAWLCVHLSVSVCIAMASKHKLDSQDPHYQEGRRVALELKLDRVLAEARTAAVERKRARSVGDPPQTSKREFLGHGKPRGRQGGRRQAAATVTHTPVECSLSSSVEVPLTVPSAELNPQEQFEKNMERLSDILTSYPSAEPQKSSASLWSFRQQKASERWKEARPYHLKCLIATEAVGQPLCWLCHEPAVIRCRECLPEEWFCSDCDVLHHKKQPLHNRECVIHGFFEAIPLTSCVIKGRDGYCIHEQACILPTVKAPDCSCEGTNSTILPGKPVILITISGRFDLHQPLHVCQTCQHQWTPDLKDLLTLVGVDIGQPLSPAPHFIHWTSSTPFRNSRSSLQDSPDKPSQSCWSIALRLEEDLDKSTAIHYSAAS; this is encoded by the exons atgtggaaaaagatTACATTTGGCATTTCTGTCAGCATTACCCATGATCCTCTGCCTCCTGATCCAGGCCGCGCGCCCCCGCGGGTCTTCTCATTGCGCTCACACCACTGTCCAG ATCCTGTCAAACGAGTCACCTGTCCGAACATTGATACACCTGATTTACCGAACCCAAAGGCACTTTTAAGAGCCAACCTCTAtctctatccatctatctgtctgtctgtctatctatctatctatctatctatctatctatctatctatctatctatctatctatctatctatctatgtatccatctatctatccatatatctatctatcgcaGCCTCTctgtatacagtacatctgTCTGTTTGTGTCTGTCTGCCTGGCTCTGTGTTCATCTGTCTGTATCTGTTTGCATTGCAATGGCCTCCAAACATAAACTTGACTCCCAGGATCCTCATTACCAAGAGGGGAGACGCGTGGCTCTTGAACTGAAACTAGACCGTGTTCTAGCTGAAGCCAGG ACAGCAGCTGTGGAGAGGAAACGTGCACGCTCTGTAGGAGACCCTCCACAGACCTCTAAAAGGGAGTTTTTAGGACATGGCAAGCCGAGGGGGAGGCAAGGAGGGCGACGCCAAGCTGCAGCTACAG tcacacacacccCGGTCGAATGCTCCTTGTCATCCAGTGTGGAGGTTCCACTTACTGTACCCTCAGCAGAACTCAATCCTCAAGAGCAATTTG aaaaaaatatggagAGGCTCTCCGATATTTTGACGTCTTATCCTTCTGCTGAGCCTCAGAAAAGCTCTGCATCATTATGGTCTTTTCGGCAGCAGAAAGCCTCAGAGCGCTGGAAAGAAGCAAGACCATACCACCTAAAATGCCTTATTGCAACAGAGGCTGTTGGTCAGCCATTGTGTTGGCTTTGCCATGAGCCTGCTGTTATTAG GTGCAGAGAGTGTCTTCCTGAGGAGTGGTTCTGTAGCGACTGTGATGTATTGCATCATAAAAAACAGCCACTCCACAACAGGGAATGCGTGATTCATGGGTTTTTTGAAGCCATACCTCTAACCTCATGCGTCATTAAAGGGCGAGATGGATATTGCATCCATGAGCAAG CTTGCATTTTGCCAACAGTGAAGGCGCCAGACTGCTCCTGTGAAGGCACAAACTCCACCATATTACCGGGCAAACCAGTGATTTTAATTACCATCAGTG GGCGTTTTGACTTGCATCAGCCACTACATGTATGTCAAACGTGCCAGCATCAGTGGACCCCTGACTTGAAGGACCtccttacact tgtaggagTGGATATTGGCCAGCCTCTGTCACCAGCTCCACACTTTATACACTGGACCTCCTCAACTCCTTTCAGGAACTCAAGGTCATCTCTCCAGGATTCTCCAGACAAGCCTTCGCAAAGCTGCTGGAGCATCGCACTAAGATTGGAGGAAGA TCTGGACAAATCAACGGCGATACACTACAGCGCAGCTTCTTAG
- the LOC131543327 gene encoding uncharacterized protein LOC131543327 isoform X2 produces the protein MWKKITFGISVSITHDPLPPDPGRAPPRVFSLRSHHCPDPVKRVTCPNIDTPDLPNPKALLRANLYLYPSICLSVYLSIYLSIYLSIYLSIYLSIYLCIHLSIHISIYRSLSVYSTSVCLCLSAWLCVHLSVSVCIAMASKHKLDSQDPHYQEGRRVALELKLDRVLAEARTAAVERKRARSVGDPPQTSKREFLGHGKPRGRQGGRRQAAATVTHTPVECSLSSSVEVPLTVPSAELNPQEQFEKNMERLSDILTSYPSAEPQKSSASLWSFRQQKASERWKEARPYHLKCLIATEAVGQPLCWLCHEPAVIRCRECLPEEWFCSDCDVLHHKKQPLHNRECVIHGFFEAIPLTSCVIKGRDGYCIHEQVKAPDCSCEGTNSTILPGKPVILITISGRFDLHQPLHVCQTCQHQWTPDLKDLLTLVGVDIGQPLSPAPHFIHWTSSTPFRNSRSSLQDSPDKPSQSCWSIALRLEEDLDKSTAIHYSAAS, from the exons atgtggaaaaagatTACATTTGGCATTTCTGTCAGCATTACCCATGATCCTCTGCCTCCTGATCCAGGCCGCGCGCCCCCGCGGGTCTTCTCATTGCGCTCACACCACTGTCCAG ATCCTGTCAAACGAGTCACCTGTCCGAACATTGATACACCTGATTTACCGAACCCAAAGGCACTTTTAAGAGCCAACCTCTAtctctatccatctatctgtctgtctgtctatctatctatctatctatctatctatctatctatctatctatctatctatctatctatctatctatgtatccatctatctatccatatatctatctatcgcaGCCTCTctgtatacagtacatctgTCTGTTTGTGTCTGTCTGCCTGGCTCTGTGTTCATCTGTCTGTATCTGTTTGCATTGCAATGGCCTCCAAACATAAACTTGACTCCCAGGATCCTCATTACCAAGAGGGGAGACGCGTGGCTCTTGAACTGAAACTAGACCGTGTTCTAGCTGAAGCCAGG ACAGCAGCTGTGGAGAGGAAACGTGCACGCTCTGTAGGAGACCCTCCACAGACCTCTAAAAGGGAGTTTTTAGGACATGGCAAGCCGAGGGGGAGGCAAGGAGGGCGACGCCAAGCTGCAGCTACAG tcacacacacccCGGTCGAATGCTCCTTGTCATCCAGTGTGGAGGTTCCACTTACTGTACCCTCAGCAGAACTCAATCCTCAAGAGCAATTTG aaaaaaatatggagAGGCTCTCCGATATTTTGACGTCTTATCCTTCTGCTGAGCCTCAGAAAAGCTCTGCATCATTATGGTCTTTTCGGCAGCAGAAAGCCTCAGAGCGCTGGAAAGAAGCAAGACCATACCACCTAAAATGCCTTATTGCAACAGAGGCTGTTGGTCAGCCATTGTGTTGGCTTTGCCATGAGCCTGCTGTTATTAG GTGCAGAGAGTGTCTTCCTGAGGAGTGGTTCTGTAGCGACTGTGATGTATTGCATCATAAAAAACAGCCACTCCACAACAGGGAATGCGTGATTCATGGGTTTTTTGAAGCCATACCTCTAACCTCATGCGTCATTAAAGGGCGAGATGGATATTGCATCCATGAGCAAG TGAAGGCGCCAGACTGCTCCTGTGAAGGCACAAACTCCACCATATTACCGGGCAAACCAGTGATTTTAATTACCATCAGTG GGCGTTTTGACTTGCATCAGCCACTACATGTATGTCAAACGTGCCAGCATCAGTGGACCCCTGACTTGAAGGACCtccttacact tgtaggagTGGATATTGGCCAGCCTCTGTCACCAGCTCCACACTTTATACACTGGACCTCCTCAACTCCTTTCAGGAACTCAAGGTCATCTCTCCAGGATTCTCCAGACAAGCCTTCGCAAAGCTGCTGGAGCATCGCACTAAGATTGGAGGAAGA TCTGGACAAATCAACGGCGATACACTACAGCGCAGCTTCTTAG
- the LOC131543327 gene encoding uncharacterized protein LOC131543327 isoform X3 yields the protein MWKKITFGISVSITHDPLPPDPGRAPPRVFSLRSHHCPDPVKRVTCPNIDTPDLPNPKALLRANLYLYPSICLSVYLSIYLSIYLSIYLSIYLSIYLCIHLSIHISIYRSLSVYSTSVCLCLSAWLCVHLSVSVCIAMASKHKLDSQDPHYQEGRRVALELKLDRVLAEARTAAVERKRARSVGDPPQTSKREFLGHGKPRGRQGGRRQAAATVTHTPVECSLSSSVEVPLTVPSAELNPQEQFEKNMERLSDILTSYPSAEPQKSSASLWSFRQQKASERWKEARPYHLKCLIATEAVGQPLCWLCHEPAVIRCRECLPEEWFCSDCDVLHHKKQPLHNRECVIHGFFEAIPLTSCVIKGRDGYCIHEQACILPTVKAPDCSCEGTNSTILPGKPVILITISGRFDLHQPLHVCQTCQHQWTPDLKDLLTL from the exons atgtggaaaaagatTACATTTGGCATTTCTGTCAGCATTACCCATGATCCTCTGCCTCCTGATCCAGGCCGCGCGCCCCCGCGGGTCTTCTCATTGCGCTCACACCACTGTCCAG ATCCTGTCAAACGAGTCACCTGTCCGAACATTGATACACCTGATTTACCGAACCCAAAGGCACTTTTAAGAGCCAACCTCTAtctctatccatctatctgtctgtctgtctatctatctatctatctatctatctatctatctatctatctatctatctatctatctatctatctatgtatccatctatctatccatatatctatctatcgcaGCCTCTctgtatacagtacatctgTCTGTTTGTGTCTGTCTGCCTGGCTCTGTGTTCATCTGTCTGTATCTGTTTGCATTGCAATGGCCTCCAAACATAAACTTGACTCCCAGGATCCTCATTACCAAGAGGGGAGACGCGTGGCTCTTGAACTGAAACTAGACCGTGTTCTAGCTGAAGCCAGG ACAGCAGCTGTGGAGAGGAAACGTGCACGCTCTGTAGGAGACCCTCCACAGACCTCTAAAAGGGAGTTTTTAGGACATGGCAAGCCGAGGGGGAGGCAAGGAGGGCGACGCCAAGCTGCAGCTACAG tcacacacacccCGGTCGAATGCTCCTTGTCATCCAGTGTGGAGGTTCCACTTACTGTACCCTCAGCAGAACTCAATCCTCAAGAGCAATTTG aaaaaaatatggagAGGCTCTCCGATATTTTGACGTCTTATCCTTCTGCTGAGCCTCAGAAAAGCTCTGCATCATTATGGTCTTTTCGGCAGCAGAAAGCCTCAGAGCGCTGGAAAGAAGCAAGACCATACCACCTAAAATGCCTTATTGCAACAGAGGCTGTTGGTCAGCCATTGTGTTGGCTTTGCCATGAGCCTGCTGTTATTAG GTGCAGAGAGTGTCTTCCTGAGGAGTGGTTCTGTAGCGACTGTGATGTATTGCATCATAAAAAACAGCCACTCCACAACAGGGAATGCGTGATTCATGGGTTTTTTGAAGCCATACCTCTAACCTCATGCGTCATTAAAGGGCGAGATGGATATTGCATCCATGAGCAAG CTTGCATTTTGCCAACAGTGAAGGCGCCAGACTGCTCCTGTGAAGGCACAAACTCCACCATATTACCGGGCAAACCAGTGATTTTAATTACCATCAGTG GGCGTTTTGACTTGCATCAGCCACTACATGTATGTCAAACGTGCCAGCATCAGTGGACCCCTGACTTGAAGGACCtccttacactgtaa
- the LOC131543345 gene encoding uncharacterized protein LOC131543345 isoform X3, with product MPGGSTKKICPFCQGILFCAQKICLNCKKEQPLKQRPKKKLQRFDEKREEWVVGHKKNHNIASIKDEAIVMDYLQKIGSFYEYLCEGWNQNSSGNDDQLITLHLTPCDSLENTSSREEVRTTQVEETRNMQVEQATIMEGQAEQMSITEGQAERATIMEGQAEQISTTVGQVEQMSITEGQAEQMSTIEGQGGTKAYASEEKATKESGIVSSKRPLASQPLTIEANN from the exons ATGCCAGGGGGGTCTACAAAAAAGATTTGTCCCTTTTGTCAGGGTATTTTATTTTGCGCACAGAAGATCTGCTTGAATTGTAAAAAGGAGCAGCCTCTGAAGCAGCGACCCAAGAAAAAGCTTCAGAGATTTGATGAGAAGCGAGAGGAATGGGTGGTTGGTCATAAGAAGAACCACAACATTGCATCCATCAAGGATGAAGCAATTGTCATG GACTACCTTCAGAAGATAGGTTCATTTTATGAATACCTCTGTGAAG GTTGGAACCAGAATTCCAGTGGCAATGATGATCAGCTGATTACTCTGCACCTCACACCCTGTGACTCATTGGAGAACACAAGCAGCCGGGAGGAGGTGAGGACCACACAGGTGGAAGAGACAAGGAACATGCAGGTGGAGCAGGCGACCATTATGGAGGGGCAGGCGGAGCAGATGAGCATCACGGAGGGGCAGGCGGAGCGGGCGACCATTATGGAGGGGCAGGCGGAGCAGATCAGCACTACAGTGGGGCAGGTGGAGCAGATGAGCATCACGGAGGGGCAGGCGGAGCAGATGAGCACTATAGAGGGACAAG GAGGGACCAAGGCATATGCCTCTGAGGAAAAAGCCACAAAAGA GAGTGGTATAGTGTCTTCAAAAAGACCGTTAGCATCACAACCGTTAACTATAGAGGCTAACAATTAG
- the LOC131543345 gene encoding uncharacterized protein LOC131543345 isoform X1, with protein MRSERNGWLVIRRTTTLHPSRMKQLSCKCTMLSLQLKKLHAIGYKPVLLLGKETKKKENKCEILTPRCTLSTYAQDYLQKIGSFYEYLCEGWNQNSSGNDDQLITLHLTPCDSLENTSSREEVRTTQVEETRNMQVEQATIMEGQAEQMSITEGQAERATIMEGQAEQISTTVGQVEQMSITEGQAEQMSTIEGQEGPRHMPLRKKPQKRVV; from the exons ATGAGAAGCGAGAGGAATGGGTGGTTGGTCATAAGAAGAACCACAACATTGCATCCATCAAGGATGAAGCAATTGTCATG CAAATGCACAATGTTGTCATTGCAACTTAAGAAACTCCATGCCATTGGATACAAGCCAGTTTTGCTTCTTGGCAAGGAgaccaaaaagaaagaaaacaagtgtgAAATATTAACCCCTCGCTGCACACTCTCCACCTATGCCCAGGACTACCTTCAGAAGATAGGTTCATTTTATGAATACCTCTGTGAAG GTTGGAACCAGAATTCCAGTGGCAATGATGATCAGCTGATTACTCTGCACCTCACACCCTGTGACTCATTGGAGAACACAAGCAGCCGGGAGGAGGTGAGGACCACACAGGTGGAAGAGACAAGGAACATGCAGGTGGAGCAGGCGACCATTATGGAGGGGCAGGCGGAGCAGATGAGCATCACGGAGGGGCAGGCGGAGCGGGCGACCATTATGGAGGGGCAGGCGGAGCAGATCAGCACTACAGTGGGGCAGGTGGAGCAGATGAGCATCACGGAGGGGCAGGCGGAGCAGATGAGCACTATAGAGGGACAAG AGGGACCAAGGCATATGCCTCTGAGGAAAAAGCCACAAAAGA GAGTGGTATAG
- the LOC131543345 gene encoding uncharacterized protein LOC131543345 isoform X2, with translation MRSERNGWLVIRRTTTLHPSRMKQLSCKCTMLSLQLKKLHAIGYKPVLLLGKETKKKENKCEILTPRCTLSTYAQDYLQKIGSFYEYLCEGWNQNSSGNDDQLITLHLTPCDSLENTSSREEVRTTQVEETRNMQVEQATIMEGQAEQMSITEGQAERATIMEGQAEQISTTVGQVEQMSITEGQAEQMSTIEGQGTHSRW, from the exons ATGAGAAGCGAGAGGAATGGGTGGTTGGTCATAAGAAGAACCACAACATTGCATCCATCAAGGATGAAGCAATTGTCATG CAAATGCACAATGTTGTCATTGCAACTTAAGAAACTCCATGCCATTGGATACAAGCCAGTTTTGCTTCTTGGCAAGGAgaccaaaaagaaagaaaacaagtgtgAAATATTAACCCCTCGCTGCACACTCTCCACCTATGCCCAGGACTACCTTCAGAAGATAGGTTCATTTTATGAATACCTCTGTGAAG GTTGGAACCAGAATTCCAGTGGCAATGATGATCAGCTGATTACTCTGCACCTCACACCCTGTGACTCATTGGAGAACACAAGCAGCCGGGAGGAGGTGAGGACCACACAGGTGGAAGAGACAAGGAACATGCAGGTGGAGCAGGCGACCATTATGGAGGGGCAGGCGGAGCAGATGAGCATCACGGAGGGGCAGGCGGAGCGGGCGACCATTATGGAGGGGCAGGCGGAGCAGATCAGCACTACAGTGGGGCAGGTGGAGCAGATGAGCATCACGGAGGGGCAGGCGGAGCAGATGAGCACTATAGAGGGACAAG GCACACACTCCCGATGGTAG